TATAGTTCATCAAACTCTAGGCTAATTTCTAACTTGTTCAGGAGCTAGTGCTGTGTCTGGATTCTTCGCTTCTGCCTGCAGTTTGCCTTTTGACTATGTCAAAACTCAAATTCAAAAGATGCAGCCAGATGCAGGGGGCAAGTATCCTTACACAGGCTCTTTGGATTGTGTCATCAAAACCTTGAAATCTGGGGGGCCTTTCAAGTTCTATACTGGCTTCCCCGTGTATTGTGTCCGTATTGCACCCCACGCCATGGTAAGCCCATCCTTACCTTAACTTTTCTGCGCACATTATCCTTTGCAAACTGATATTAAATGATGCAATCAACGCAGTTGACATTGATCTTCCTGCACGAACTTGACAAGTTTGAGACTTCTATGGGACTGTAGTGTCTTTTCAATACAGTCGAATCATTGATCTTCAGAGCTTGGATACTTTCGTAGGCTCAGTTGGGAAGCATTCCATTAAGCAGGATTTAATTACTAAGGGGAGGACCTTGTCAACCTCAAATTGTACTTTTCGGAAGTTAATAAGCATAAAGAATAGATTGAAGCACGCTTTCCAGCAACAAGTTCCAACTTTTTGGTCCAGCTGCATGTATGTCAGTGTAAAAAGGCAGGATCATCATTCCCAAAATGTTGAGCATTTATTTTACTGAATACCATATTCAACATTTTGTTATTTGATGAAGTCCAGGACTCCATAAGTAGTACTCCGTATTGAGTTCTTAAAAAACAAGACGACTTCTCTGTAACTTGAAAATAAAAGAACACTGCTCTTAGAAACTTAATTTCATTATTGATCGAACATCATTGTATTCTTGTTTCTGCAGAGAAAAATACTGCTCCATCAACTATGATTATCTCACTAGTCACTATCATAGCAAACGGCAGGGAAAAAAAAAAGTTCACAGCATATATCATGAAAATGCAGCCTACTGTGCTGTAATTTCTTCGAGTTCTCATATGTAGAAAAAATAAGCCCTATAAGAATCATCATCTTTCATATAAGCCCTCTTTCACATCACTCTAACTTCCCCCACAAAGGTAGGAAAGTTGGGGAAAAAGATACAAACTATAACTGAAATTGATAGCTGCAACTCTATTTTTCCCTGCAAAGAGAAGCGAACATCAATCAGCAGAATTCTTAATGTCCCAACGTATTTTACACAATTCACATAAGAGATATCACTTTCAAGTTGTCATAGTGACAGGTTCTCATGAAATATATGTTCCTCTGTCATGGAAACCCACCCCAAACCGACAAGTTAAAGGCACGAGTTCAGAAAGTTGAGATCTTCAGATCACCTGGAGAACTTAAGAGGAGATTCAATAAGGACCAAGCAAAAAGTAATCACAGGCAAACACTCAGTTTGAATCAGAAACCTCGAACTTGCCCCGTCTTTAGCAACCTAGTCACACTTAACACGCAGGAGCACTAATAAGTCCTCAACAATCACAAGTTTTTTTAGTTAGTATCACTCTCATCTCAGAATTAGCAAACTTACAAAAATGCTTCTGTGATTGGATCGCCACTAAAATCTGTGTCAGAAATCTGTACGGCTGTCTTAACAGGCCTTTCTTCGAAATTCCCAATAGAACATACTCATGTTTAGACAATACCATTGTATATTTTAAAAGTTACATGCACGTAGCGACAGGCACGACATAGACAGCATAAGGAATATATAAAAGTTATCATATAAACTGATAAACAACCTATATGAATGATCATCTGACTTTTTAGGAATCATTGCACCCTTAGCAAGAACACAACAGGATTGACAACAAGAAAAGAGAAAATGCATGAATTGAAGCCACATTTTAAAAAGGAGAACACTATTTACCTTGTGAAATACGAATTATCATCAGTATTGACGACAATTTTATCACCAGTTACAATGAACGGGGGTGCCTAGATTCACAAAAGACAAGAAGCACTAAGTAACCAGTTCCTTAAACGTACAGTTATAAAGTGTATAGTGAAAAGGGAATGGGAAGGGAAACATGATACAAAAGTCAATCCAAACCTATAGGGAAAACCCGAAAGATGCAATGAAAAAAGAACTTAACGAAACAGGCGGAAGTCCGCTGTCCGAGATATTCACAAGAGATGCAAGGTGTACATAGCATGTGGAACTGCAATGCTAATTTAAAGTTTGCACAACCTAACAATGGAAGAGGGGATCAAGCACGGGTTTAATCAACCCCTTGACCTGAAACTGATGATCTGACAATTATCAAGAATAGACAGTTCTTCAGATTTCATTAAGCAAAACCTTGCAATATCCAGCCAACAaattaagattttttttttaaaataaagtttaataaaaaaaTGACATTTTGGGTCGGATTAAAACTTATTTGTTGAGACGCGGAATAGACACACCACTTTTAATGGCGTATTTACGCTAATACCACAAGAGAGAAAAAATCATTCCGACATAAACACGCCATTAGCAGTGTCGTGCCTATCGACGGAGACACGCCGTTGCAAATGGCCTGTATTTAGCTTTTGTAATAACAATAGGGAGTTCTGCATATGAAAACTCTTTTTTCGCTTTTCAACCAAATTGCAACTCCTTGAATGTTTCAATATCTCCGCATTTCTCCACCCTTTTTGACGAAAAATGCAAGATTTTTACTGCTCAATGAAGATGCCGAAGCACATAAAACTCCCAGAGCATCCTCAGAAAAGGGTATTAGTTTTGCTTTCTGAACATATTAGTACTAAACTACTAACTGATCTCCACAAATTCCTAGTGAGGGATTAGTTTTGTTAGGGATTTGCTCTCTTCATTctcttatttccttaatttccTGTGATTCCATATTTGCATCCTATTTCTTCcaatttttgttttatatttctAACTCTAATTtgaaaaaacacaaattctcatttaagacgggcactatccgtcttaacCTTAAGATGGGTCAAATAAATACCAAATCACCCCACTTGTTGCCTAGGAAATACCAAAAGCTGTCTTTATTACCACTATGTGGTAGTTTTTTTACCCGTCTTAAGgttaagacggatagtgcccgtcttaaGCAGGACTTACTGTTGAAAAAAATAGAAAGGAAAAAATCAGATGCTTATGCGTGGTTGGAATTGAGTGAACTAAGTCTATGACGGTAACCATGATAAGAATATAGAAGTACTCACAAGAACTGTGAGGCCATTGTCAAGCAAAACCTTCTTATATCTGTAGAAAAGCAGCAAGAACAAGAAATGAGATACAAGAGATGTAAGTATGAATGAAAGGAAGGCGGTGAAGAATAAGAATTGAAAACAAGAGTGGAGATGCGTACTGTGGATTGACGGAGAGGCCCTTCTTTGGAGGTTGGGCTTGAATAACTGTGCATGTAACACGATAAGGCAGTGTAGCTGACATAGGTCTGTCGTCAAAATAACTGACTCTAACTGTCATATCCTCTGCAACAGAAAATTGTTAGTTGCTATATCCAAGAGGTGTTACAATTAATTGTTGTTTGTGAAGAGAAAAGGGGCGAACCTTTAAGGTAGACAGCAGTCTTTCCAAAGAGATCCTTTGGGACTTCAACTTGTTCATAAGTTTCAGGGCTGATtgcaaagaagaaagaaagaaagaaagaagaaatggTGGTATTAGTAATAGTAGGGTATTGAATAGAAAGAGTGTAGTAGGTggaagagaagaaaagacagaCTCGGTTAAGACAAGAATATCTCCTTCGGAGTACAAATACTTGAAAGTTCTCTCTTCAACGTAAACCTCTGCAGAAAAGTGAATCAACCAAGAATTACAATTTACAAAGGATGGATAGTTAGTGTGTATGTAAATATGTAATTAGTGGGATGGATAGTAGTTGGGGGTTTACTTTCAATAGGTTCATCAGTACGAAACCTTTCAGTAAGTTTGTTACCGGTATCAACATCCCGAAGCTCGACCTGGATGGTAGCCCCACCACGGCCGTGTTGAGTATGTTGGGCTTTGATAACCTGAACAAttaaagaatgaatgaatgaatgcagTATTGTTAGTAGTAAGTAAGCAAGCAACCAAGTGGAGAATTAATTAATCAAGGAAAGCAGACCTGAAAAATGCGGCCTACCAAAGGCAAGGAAAGGCATGAGAAAGAATTAAGAGAAACAAAAGAGTGAGTAAAACACACACAAGCAAGCTAAtgaagaatgaatgaatgaatgaatgaatctaCTGGTAACTCATACATACCTTTCCTATTCACAATGGTACCGCTTCTAACCTGCAACAATATTATTAATTCAGaactcaatcatttgtttacttagttgatggaataataaaataagaaagaaaaaggaaaggtaCATACGTCGGAACCGAGGACTTTGGCACCACGACGTTGGAAGAGGAAGCGTGAAGAAGAGGGAGAAGACAACACAGAATCACAACACCATTTTGATTTTGCAGCTCTTATTCCCAACACTAATACACCCACCCTCACCCCCCGTTGCATTTTGATTGATTATTCTCTACACCAATCTAACCCCTATTCTTCCCTTTTCAATCATCAATCGCCTCATCGACTGCTAAATTTCCCCATTCCCAGGCTTCTTAATTTAAGACCGTCTTGGTAATATCTACCCAACCCACtcataagttttttttttcccgAATTTGGAATAACCCGTAATTTTAAggtcgagacccgacccgttAGGTCAAAAGTAAATCaagatttttattaaaatattaatatttttattttatatattatatttaaaaaaatagtctaaaaattattatttttattacttaaaataacaaacataattaaaaaattaattttatataaattttataatatttaataataaagtaataattttaaaaaactttattttaaaaattatgtcaatataattaatgtaaatactgaatataattaaaatactaattttAAATATGTTCTACATTTTTGAGAAATATTTTTTGATTTAAAAAATCGTTAAAAAAAtcgttaaaaattatttcttgacccgtattctaaCCCTACCCCACCCGTATGTTGACTCGACCTGGGACCCAACCCGTTTGATAGGTCTAGCCGCAAGCGTCTTGTGCTCAAAAGTCAGATAACTAATaattttacattttaaaacaCAATAAACTAAACTGAGACTAATTGCAAGACTTAAGCTCCATAATTTTACATttgaacttcttttttttttagcaACCGTAAAGGAAGGTACACCTAAGTACCTAACTAGTCATAGCCTTACAAACAAgactatacaacaacaacaacaataccccagtgcctcaatggctcccgcaaattgcggggtaaggggagTCGGATTGACGCAACCTTACCCTTATGTTAgcatcgacgaatgctggtttgtggcacaccggcacctccaaatgtcttccattggtgctcaaactttgtgtggccgctttatctgacccgaggaactttctatatgatttatggagaattttgttcagggaccggaatccgaaaaccgtgtattatacacttcaatttggtagttcggaaggtcgtaaaccaggacctgtttcttttttctcctgtttttcaatcacgcgtccgagctcatttcaggaatcaaactgttcgatttcaggaatcaacctgttcgatttcagccccaaataacgagctttaacacatttttcacgataatccgagtttcggcgaatgctggtttgtggcacaccggcacctccaaatgtcttccattggtactcaaactttgcatggccgctttatctgacccgaggaactttctatatgatttccggagaattttattcgggaccgaatcccgaaaaccgtgtattatacacttcaatttcagccgttcggaaggtcgtaccggaccctgtttctttttcaccctgtttttcaatcacgcgtccgagctcatttcaggaatcaacctgttcgatttcagcctcaaataacgagctttaacacatttttcacgataatccgagtttcggcgaatgttggtttgtggcacaagcaCCGCCAAAtatcttcctttggtgctcaaactttgcgtggccgctttatccgacccgaggaactttctatgttatttccggagaattttgttccgggacccggaatcccgaaaaaccgtgtattatacacttgatttcaGTAGTTTGGAAGGTAAatgggaccctgtttctttttctccctgtttttctatcacgcgtccgagctcatttcaggaatcaaccttttcgatttcaggaatcaactgttcgatttcgaggaatcaactgttccatttcgacctcaaataacggctttaacacatttttcacgataatccgagtttcggcgaatgctggcttgtggcacaccggcatccccaaatgtcttccgttggtgctcaaaatttgcgtggccgctttatctaacccgagaaactttctatgtgatttccggagaattttgttctgggaccccgaaatcccgaaaaactgtgtattattacactttaatttcaaagttcggaaggtaaacaggacctgtttctttttcttcctgtttttcaattacgcgtccgagctcatttcaggaatcaacctgttcaattttaggaatcaacctgttcgatttcagcctcaaataacgagttttaacacatttttcacgagaatccgagtttcggcgaatgcgggtTTGTAGCACgctggcacccccaaatttcttccgttggtgctcaaactttgcgtggccgctttatctgacccgaggaactttctatgtaatttccggagaattttgttccgggaccccggtatcccgaaaaaccgtgtattatatatacttcaatttcagccgttcggaaggtcgtaccggaccctgtttttttttttctccctgtttttcaatcatgcgtccgagctcatttcaggaatcaacctgttcgatttcaggaatcaacctgttcgatttcagcctcaaataacgagctttaacacatttttcacgataatccgagtttcggcgaatgctggtttgtggcacaccggcacctccaaatgtcttccattggtgctcaaacttttcatggccgttttatctgacccgaggaactttctagatgattttcggagaattttgttccgggaccccggaatcccgaaaaaccgtgtattatacacttcaattctagccgtttggaaggtcgtaccggaccctgtttctttttctccctgttttacaaacacgcatccgagctcatttcaggaatcaacctgttcgatttcaggaatcaacctgttcgatttcagcctcaaataacgagctttaacacatttttcacgataatccgagtttcggcgaatgctggtttgtggcacaccggcacctccaaatgtcttccattggcgctcaaactttgcatggtcgttttatctgacccgaggaactttctatatgatttccggagaattttgttccgggaccccggaatcccgaaaaaccgtgtattatacacttcaatttcagccattcggaaggttgtaccggaccctgtttctttttctccctatttttcaatcacgcgtccgagctcatttcaggaatcaacctgttcgatttaaggaatcaacctgttcgatttcagcctcaaataacgagctttaacaaatttttcacgataatccaagtttcggcgaatgctagtttgtggcacaccggcacccccaaatgtcttccgttggtgctcaaactttgcgtggccgctttatctgacctgagaaactttctatgtgatttcggagaattttgttccgggaccccggaatcccgaaaaaccatgtattaatacactttaatttcagccgttcggaaggtcgtaccggaccctgtttctttttctccctgtttttcaattacgcgtcggagcttatttcaggaatcaacctgttcgatttcaggaatcaacctattccatttcagcctcaaataacaagctttaacacatttttcacgataatgcgagtttcggcgaatgctggtttgtagcacactggcacccccaattgtcttccgttggtgctcaactttgcgtggccgctttatctgacccgagaaaatttttatgtgatttcaggagaattttgttccgggaccccggaatcccgaaaaaccgtgtattattacacttTAATTTGGTAGTtcgaaggtcgtgcggaccgttttttttttctcctgtttttcaattacgcgtcggtgctcatttcaggaatcaactttgttcgatttgacctcaaataacgagctttaacacatttttcacgataatcgagtttcggcgaatcggtttgtggcacaccaagcaccgccaaatgtcttcttttggtgcttaaactttgcgtggccgctttatctgacccgaggaactttctatgtgatttcggaaaatttgttagggaccggaattcagaaaaaccgtgtattatacacttcaatttcagccgttcggaaggtaaatacaggaggacctgtttctttttctcctgtttttcaatcacacgtccgagctcatttcaggaatcaacctgttcgatttaggaatcat
This sequence is a window from Silene latifolia isolate original U9 population unplaced genomic scaffold, ASM4854445v1 scaffold_199, whole genome shotgun sequence. Protein-coding genes within it:
- the LOC141638211 gene encoding uncharacterized protein LOC141638211 isoform X2; translated protein: MQRGVRVGVLVLGIRAAKSKWCCDSVLSSPSSSRFLFQRRGAKVLGSDVRSGTIVNRKGRIFQVIKAQHTQHGRGGATIQVELRDVDTGNKLTERFRTDEPIEKVYVEERTFKYLYSEGDILVLTDPETYEQVEVPKDLFGKTAVYLKEDMTVRVSYFDDRPMSATLPYRVTCTVIQAQPPKKGLSVNPQYKKVLLDNGLTVLGKIELQLSISVIVCIFFPNFPTFVGEVRVM
- the LOC141638211 gene encoding uncharacterized protein LOC141638211 isoform X3; this translates as MQRGVRVGVLVLGIRAAKSKWCCDSVLSSPSSSRFLFQRRGAKVLGSDVRSGTIVNRKGRIFQVIKAQHTQHGRGGATIQVELRDVDTGNKLTERFRTDEPIEKVYVEERTFKYLYSEGDILVLTDPETYEQVEVPKDLFGKTAVYLKEDMTVRVSYFDDRPMSATLPYRVTCTVIQAQPPKKGLSVNPQYKKVLLDNGLTVLAPPFIVTGDKIVVNTDDNSYFTREK
- the LOC141638211 gene encoding uncharacterized protein LOC141638211 isoform X5, giving the protein MQRGVRVGVLVLGIRAAKSKWCCDSVLSSPSSSRFLFQRRGAKVLGSDVRSGTIVNRKGRIFQVIKAQHTQHGRGGATIQVELRDVDTGNKLTERFRTDEPIEKVYVEERTFKYLYSEGDILVLTDPETYEQVEVPKDLFGKTAVYLKEDMTVRVSYFDDRPMSATLPYRVTCTVIQAQPPKKGLSVNPQYKKVLLDNGLTVLIISFRSRG
- the LOC141638211 gene encoding uncharacterized protein LOC141638211 isoform X4; the encoded protein is MQRGVRVGVLVLGIRAAKSKWCCDSVLSSPSSSRFLFQRRGAKVLGSDVRSGTIVNRKGRIFQVIKAQHTQHGRGGATIQVELRDVDTGNKLTERFRTDEPIEKVYVEERTFKYLYSEGDILVLTDPETYEQVEVPKDLFGKTAVYLKEDMTVRVSYFDDRPMSATLPYRVTCTVIQAQPPKKGLSVNPQYKKVLLDNGLTVLAPPFIVTGDKIVVNTDDNSYFTR
- the LOC141638211 gene encoding uncharacterized protein LOC141638211 isoform X1, whose translation is MQRGVRVGVLVLGIRAAKSKWCCDSVLSSPSSSRFLFQRRGAKVLGSDVRSGTIVNRKGRIFQVIKAQHTQHGRGGATIQVELRDVDTGNKLTERFRTDEPIEKVYVEERTFKYLYSEGDILVLTDPETYEQVEVPKDLFGKTAVYLKEDMTVRVSYFDDRPMSATLPYRVTCTVIQAQPPKKGLSVNPQYKKVLLDNGLTVLAPPFIVTGDKIVVNTDDNSYFTRPVKTAVQISDTDFSGDPITEAFL